From Tripterygium wilfordii isolate XIE 37 chromosome 13, ASM1340144v1, whole genome shotgun sequence, the proteins below share one genomic window:
- the LOC120013366 gene encoding uncharacterized protein LOC120013366, with product MPVDPLEDDLEVNEEDTSEMAGEMDGELIARVETSTQWNDWRRDLAVQMFNEWKSHPDANGIRGKSFNHYDVLMLIFGKERAIGKMTKAAGDILEDVNKEQNDGGNDTETGDGLGDSTLHNLGDEPFREESSRKQKKSR from the exons ATGCCAGTTGATCCGTTAGAAGATGATTTAGAAGTCAATGAAGAAGATACTAGTGAGATGGCTGGTGAGATGGATGGTGAGTTGATTGCAAGAGTTGAAACATCTACCCAATGGAATGATTGGAGGAGGGATTTAGCTGTGCAAATGTTCAACGAGTGGAAA AGTCATCCTGATGCAAATGGTATTAGAGGAAAATCATTCAATCACTATGATGTGTTGATGTTGATTTTTGGAAAAGAAAGAGCTATTGGTAAGATGACTAAAGCAGCAGGAGACATACTTGAAGATGTGAACAAAGAGCAAAATGATGGTGGTAATGATACAGAGACAGGAGATGGATTAGGTGATTCTACATTGCACAATTTAGGTGATGAGCCTTTTCGAGAGGAGTCTTCGaggaagcaaaaaaaaagtCGATAA